In Candidatus Oleimmundimicrobium sp., the DNA window GGCGACATTGTCGATACCGTGGATGCGGTAGTATTCCCAGCTCAGGTTCATCGCCCGCGTGCCCATCGGGTTTTGCGGCCCGGCCTCGACCCGCTCGGGCAGCGAGGGGTCGCGCTCGCGCATGTTGGGGGTGGGAATCCAGACCGGTTCGCGGCGCTTGAGCACGATCTCGGTATAGCCCAGGCGGGTGAATTCATCGGTCATCGGCACCGAGGTCGGATAAAGGCGATAGATGCTTTCATCCTCGGACCAGTAATGCAGCGCGCGCGACTGGGTGTCGCACAGGATGGCACCCTTGCGCAGGTTGTCGAA includes these proteins:
- a CDS encoding L,D-transpeptidase family protein, with product MLAGLAFWGRCGDVLIKNQMETTMSFSQTSRRTFLAGGMAAFAMPALGQQYTGEIEENAPVERVRHNLMGFRTQQWQEHFDNLRKGAILCDTQSRALHYWSEDESIYRLYPTSVPMTDEFTRLGYTEIVLKRREPVWIPTPNMRERDPSLPERVEAGPQNPMGTRAMNLSWEYYRIHGIDNVA